In one window of Tubulanus polymorphus chromosome 3, tnTubPoly1.2, whole genome shotgun sequence DNA:
- the LOC141901491 gene encoding calcium/calmodulin-dependent protein kinase type 1-like: MPIFGKNEKSDKIEKKDIRKKFEFKDLLGTGAFSEVRLAEDKTDQGNFVAIKCIEIKALKGKEESLHNEILVLRRLHHPNIVQLLDVYEDTSYVYLIMELVTGGELFDRIVRKGSYTEKDASSLCHQILEAVDYMHERGVVHRDLKPENLLYYSPEEESKIMISDFGLSKIEGSGIMATACGTPGYVAPEVLANQPYGKEVDVWSIGVIAYILLCGYPPFYSELDTDLFRQIIKADYEFDSPYWDEISESSKDFIRHLMCVDPKKRYTCRQAIQHQWVSGNAALDKDIHASVSAHLKKNFAITKWKQAYNATAVIRQMRKLAMNK; the protein is encoded by the exons ATGCCTATTTTCGGCAAGAATGAGAAGAGCGACAAAATTGAGAAGAAGGACATCAGAAAGAAGTTCGAGTTCAAGGATTTATTGGGGAC tggTGCGTTTTCCGAAGTTCGGCTGGCAGAAGATAAAACCGATCAAGGCAATTTCGTAGCAATCAAATGCATAGAGATAAAGGCATTAAAAGGCAAAGAGGAATCTTTACACAATGAAATACTGGTTCTTAGGAG GTTACATCATCCAAATATAGTTCAGTTATTAGATGTTTATGAAGATACATCTTATGTTTACTTAATAATGGAATT agtTACCGGTGGTGAACTATTCGATAGAATCGTACGTAAAGGAAGTTACACAGAAAAAGATGCCAGTTCGTTATGTCATCAAATTTTAGAAGCGGTAGATTATATGCATGAACGCGGCGTGGTCCACAGAGATCTCAAG ccTGAGAATCTGCTCTACTATAGTCCAGAAGAAGAATCTAAAATAATGATAAGTGATTTCGGTCTGTCTAAGATAGAAGGCTCAGGTATAATGGCTACTGCTTGTGGGACACCAGGATATGTTG CTCCAGAAGTTCTTGCCAATCAGCCATATGGAAAAGAAGTAGATGTATGGTCAATTGGAGTCATAGCTTATATATT ATTGTGTGGCTATCCACCATTTTACAGTGAACTTGACACAGATTTATTCAGGCAGATCATAAAGGCTGACTATGAATTCGATTCCCCATACTGGGATGAAATTTCAGAATCAT CAAAGGACTTCATCAGACATCTCATGTGCGTAGACCCTAAAAAACGATATACTTGTCGACAAGCAATTCAACATCAGTG GGTTTCTGGAAATGCTGCGCTGGACAAAGATATTCATGCATCGGTTAGTGCACATCTGAAGAAGAACTTCGCCATTACGAAGTGGAAG CAAGCCTATAACGCTACTGCGGTGATACGTCAAATGCGCAAACTCGCCATGAATAAATAG
- the LOC141901489 gene encoding MTOR-associated protein MEAK7-like isoform X2, which produces MGLMQSYPEVDRALELFTKQEQDQIRKIFKEIAGENSVSFSRDDLERYLKDVLPPSISTCLHNEMCNILVSKSSRTHHTHVDEKSFVVSLTYLLKGTLSQRSEVFMSITTVNTTATLEQLEQVVQMLLDAYVKLMMKTPQYATWKIPYDSEKNLLFAKFLMHSLVFNADGSPLKSEDVYTLEDLENWISKSAFISHLMDYIFYTCFNVSYVEDMTAVAFHTPKIPFCSDVDWNSTKSLLDVTSLICLNHSIPKELGVKWRLLFSTATDGESFSTMVKYITNEGPTMLIIKDKDGYLFGGFAATPWEISPEWVGTTRCFLFTLFPQIGRFFPSGYNDHYQYLNQGQQTMPNGLGMGGQLDHFGLWIDSEFGIGNSKALPKCTTYNSPQLSKEPNFAIEVLEVWGVGEAPARSKKVTSVLDKDPSGKALLNLAGKQMASEGLRSTDATAESPEEHSLPAM; this is translated from the exons ATGGGACTAATGCAGAGCTACCCCGAAGTTGACAGGGCATTAGAATTGTTTACAAAACAAGAACAAGATCAAATAAGAAAGATTTTCAAAGAGATTGCTGGGGAAAATAGTGTATCGTTTAGTAGAGATGATTTGGAA AGATATCTGAAAGACGTATTACCACCGAGTATTTCAACCTGTCTTCACAATGAAATGTGCAACATTTTGGTGTCGAAGAGCAGCCGTACACACCATACACACGTCGATGAAAAGAGTTTCGTGGTTTCACTGACTTATCTCCTCAAAGGAACATTGTCTCAGAGAAGTGAAGTGTTTATGAGTATAACGACTGTGAACACAACAGCAACACTGGAACAACTTGAACAGGTCG TTCAGATGTTGTTAGATGCATATGTGaaactgatgatgaaaacaCCGCAGTATGCAACATGGAAGATTCCGTATGACAGTGAAAAGAATTTACTGTTTGCTAAATTTCTAATGCATTCCCTTGTATTTAATG CTGATGGCAGCCCATTGAAAAGTGAAGATGTGTATACTTTAGAGGATTTGGAAAACTGGATCTCTAAATCAGCATTCATCTCTCATCTGATggattatatattctatacatGTTTCAATGTTAGCTAT GTTGAAGACATGACTGCTGTTGCATTCCACACTCCAAAAATTCCATTCTGTTCTGATGTCGATTGGAATTCAACAAAGTCTCTTCTTGATGTGACTTCACTAATCTGTCTGAATCACAGTATACCAAAAGAACTCGGTGTTAAATGGAGATTGCTCTTCAGCACAGCAACAGATGGTGAAAGTTTTTCGACAATGGTGAAATATATCACAAACGAGGGTCCTACTATGTTGATAATCAAGGACAAAGATGGTTATTTGTTTGGAGGGTTTGCTGCCACACCTTGGGAAATAAGTCCAGAATGGGTTG gtaCAACACGGTGCTTTTTGTTTACATTGTTTCCACAGATTGGTCGTTTCTTCCCTTCAGGGTATAACGATCATTATCAGTACCTGAACCAAGGgcaacaaactatgcctaatGGATTG GGTATGGGAGGACAACTGGACCACTTCGGACTTTGGATCGACAGTGAATTTGGGATTGGAAATAGTAAAGCATTACCAAAATGCACAACCTATAATAGCCCTCAACTATCTAAAGAACCAAACTTTGCTATTGAAGTTTTAGAGGTGTGGGGAGTAGGTGAGGCTCCAGCTCGATCTAAG AAGGTAACAAGCGTCTTAGACAAAGATCCAAGCGGCAAAGCACTACTGAATTTAGCTGGTAAACAGATGGCTAGTGAAGGACTTCGGTCAACTGATGCTACTGCCGAATCACCTGAAGAACACTCTTTACCAGCTATGTGA
- the LOC141901489 gene encoding MTOR-associated protein MEAK7-like isoform X1 has product MGLMQSYPEVDRALELFTKQEQDQIRKIFKEIAGENSVSFSRDDLERYLKDVLPPSISTCLHNEMCNILVSKSSRTHHTHVDEKSFVVSLTYLLKGTLSQRSEVFMSITTVNTTATLEQLEQTVQMLLDAYVKLMMKTPQYATWKIPYDSEKNLLFAKFLMHSLVFNADGSPLKSEDVYTLEDLENWISKSAFISHLMDYIFYTCFNVSYVEDMTAVAFHTPKIPFCSDVDWNSTKSLLDVTSLICLNHSIPKELGVKWRLLFSTATDGESFSTMVKYITNEGPTMLIIKDKDGYLFGGFAATPWEISPEWVGTTRCFLFTLFPQIGRFFPSGYNDHYQYLNQGQQTMPNGLGMGGQLDHFGLWIDSEFGIGNSKALPKCTTYNSPQLSKEPNFAIEVLEVWGVGEAPARSKKVTSVLDKDPSGKALLNLAGKQMASEGLRSTDATAESPEEHSLPAM; this is encoded by the exons ATGGGACTAATGCAGAGCTACCCCGAAGTTGACAGGGCATTAGAATTGTTTACAAAACAAGAACAAGATCAAATAAGAAAGATTTTCAAAGAGATTGCTGGGGAAAATAGTGTATCGTTTAGTAGAGATGATTTGGAA AGATATCTGAAAGACGTATTACCACCGAGTATTTCAACCTGTCTTCACAATGAAATGTGCAACATTTTGGTGTCGAAGAGCAGCCGTACACACCATACACACGTCGATGAAAAGAGTTTCGTGGTTTCACTGACTTATCTCCTCAAAGGAACATTGTCTCAGAGAAGTGAAGTGTTTATGAGTATAACGACTGTGAACACAACAGCAACACTGGAACAACTTGAACAG ACAGTTCAGATGTTGTTAGATGCATATGTGaaactgatgatgaaaacaCCGCAGTATGCAACATGGAAGATTCCGTATGACAGTGAAAAGAATTTACTGTTTGCTAAATTTCTAATGCATTCCCTTGTATTTAATG CTGATGGCAGCCCATTGAAAAGTGAAGATGTGTATACTTTAGAGGATTTGGAAAACTGGATCTCTAAATCAGCATTCATCTCTCATCTGATggattatatattctatacatGTTTCAATGTTAGCTAT GTTGAAGACATGACTGCTGTTGCATTCCACACTCCAAAAATTCCATTCTGTTCTGATGTCGATTGGAATTCAACAAAGTCTCTTCTTGATGTGACTTCACTAATCTGTCTGAATCACAGTATACCAAAAGAACTCGGTGTTAAATGGAGATTGCTCTTCAGCACAGCAACAGATGGTGAAAGTTTTTCGACAATGGTGAAATATATCACAAACGAGGGTCCTACTATGTTGATAATCAAGGACAAAGATGGTTATTTGTTTGGAGGGTTTGCTGCCACACCTTGGGAAATAAGTCCAGAATGGGTTG gtaCAACACGGTGCTTTTTGTTTACATTGTTTCCACAGATTGGTCGTTTCTTCCCTTCAGGGTATAACGATCATTATCAGTACCTGAACCAAGGgcaacaaactatgcctaatGGATTG GGTATGGGAGGACAACTGGACCACTTCGGACTTTGGATCGACAGTGAATTTGGGATTGGAAATAGTAAAGCATTACCAAAATGCACAACCTATAATAGCCCTCAACTATCTAAAGAACCAAACTTTGCTATTGAAGTTTTAGAGGTGTGGGGAGTAGGTGAGGCTCCAGCTCGATCTAAG AAGGTAACAAGCGTCTTAGACAAAGATCCAAGCGGCAAAGCACTACTGAATTTAGCTGGTAAACAGATGGCTAGTGAAGGACTTCGGTCAACTGATGCTACTGCCGAATCACCTGAAGAACACTCTTTACCAGCTATGTGA
- the LOC141901490 gene encoding uncharacterized protein LOC141901490, producing MNHQIRELTATNDMDVGVVGESAERMAENCKSGMQSVVHSKPSIVAGQISTNGMQTAEGFRLKEEVNLITNINSDVEIKQTPSSLSADKKPSTQILNLSPQLPVQHSVQPVILTPALLQQILTMHTGIVANQNVIQITVPQDAILQNLPQLTGNVTVEPQCISLNGASVQPSQIVFAELEALQTALNKMQKSPDDKISTENISNGTKSVEILTTTASYEVPLAVDSISAPAGKNNQNIIDVSSSSIACSITESNKSGHKNQYISTLLKTADQTGNLTDMKKDSNCEAIDEVGSIKEDQVQIINLSEFMNNVKQSNESNKCDECNKVFTSSSALKGHKTLHNRKITECPVCHKLFTRNWLLQGHLRIHTGERPFPCTFSGCTKAFADKSNLRSHMLIHTTTYKEFVCNKCNKAFAQKRYLHKHQLEVCNKKKLS from the coding sequence ATGAATCATCAAATTCGTGAATTGACTGCTACTAACGATATGGATGTCGGTGTGGTTGGAGAAAGTGCTGAAAGGATGGCAGAAAACTGTAAATCAGGCATGCAATCTGTAGTTCATTCTAAACCTTCAATTGTGGCGGGGCAGATTTCAACAAATGGTATGCAGACTGCAGAAGGTTTTAGACTAAAAGAAGAAGTGAATTTGATTACGAACATCAATAGCGACGTTGAAATTAAACAAACACCATCATCTCTGTCCGCCGATAAAAAACCATCTACACAAATATTGAATCTATCACCACAGTTACCCGTGCAACATAGTGTACAACCAGTCATTCTGACACCTGCATTGCTTCAGCAGATACTAACTATGCATACTGGAATTGTAGCGAACCAGAATGTAATACAAATAACCGTTCCACAAGATGCTATACTGCAAAATTTACCACAACTAACTGGTAACGTGACAGTTGAGCCGCAGTGCATATCCCTGAATGGTGCGTCCGTCCAACCTTCACAGATCGTCTTTGCCGAATTAGAAGCATTACAAACAGCTTTGAATAAAATGCAGAAGAGTCCTGATGATAAGATTTCAACAGAAAACATATCAAATGGCACAAAGTCGGTTGAAATTCTAACTACCACGGCATCTTATGAAGTACCGTTAGCTGTCGACAGTATAAGTGCACCTGCTgggaaaaataatcaaaacattATTGATGTATCCTCGTCCAGTATTGCCTGTAGTATAACtgaatcaaataaaagtggaCATAAAAACCAGTATATATCAACACTGCTGAAAACCGCTGACCAGACTGGAAATCTGACTGACATGAAAAAGGATAGCAATTGTGAAGCAATAGATGAGGTCGGGTCGATTAAAGAAGATCAAGTTCAGATTATTAATCTATCCGAATTTATGAACAATGTCAAACAATCTAATGAGTCAAATAAGTGTGATGAGTGCAATAAGGTATTTACATCATCCTCTGCTTTAAAAGGACATAAAACATTGCACAATCGAAAGATTACCGAATGCCCAGTGTGTCACAAATTATTTACGAGAAACTGGCTATTGCAAGGTCACCTTCGCATCCACACCGGCGAACGCCCTTTTCCGTGTACTTTCTCTGGATGTACGAAGGCTTTCGCTGACAAGTCAAACTTGCGTTCGCACATGTTAATTCATACGACTACGTACAAAGAATTTGTGTGCAATAAATGCAATAAAGCTTTCGCTCAGAAACGTTATTTGCACAAACATCAGCTCGAAGTATGcaacaaaaagaaattaagCTAG